In a genomic window of Nyctibius grandis isolate bNycGra1 chromosome 4, bNycGra1.pri, whole genome shotgun sequence:
- the SMIM38 gene encoding small integral membrane protein 38: protein MESVLLMILLVVIILIRFILWSCLSAYIDYKLSQRFPDTRKVD, encoded by the coding sequence ATGGAATCAGTCCTTTTGATGATTTTACTGGTTGTAATTATATTAATACGATTCATTTTGTGGTCCTGTCTTAGTGCTTATATAGATTATAAACTGTCCCAAAGGTTTCCTGACACAAGAAAAGTGGACTAA